AATCTGGAATGGctacatgtttaaatatgtcgttctattattattattatctgaatATATTAATTTCCCCAAAACTATATTTGTGTAAGACCTTTACAAAAGCAGATCCCACAATTTCCCTTTGACCTGGCGATCCCTACAGACACTGTAAATGTGATACGTACTCTGTTTGCATTGTAGTAGAGGACCACCAGGTAACGGTTGCAGACATTGAAGCCTGACAGATGGTCGCAGGCATTCTTGGCGTCAAAGATGTCTTCATAAACCACATACGCCGTTCCTCTTGATTCAGGTGTGTTCCctctgagaggagagagagcaaaacACACAAGTAGTAACAAGACCAATATAAGCCCCACAAAGCATCAATTGTGACAGATgtctaaaataatatatttgatattgaACAGCCTTTTTTAAGATAAAACATTGCTCTGACTCACCAATGTGAGTAGCAGAGCAATGTTGGACTGGTGGACTATTATCGgtggactggtacaccttttattacctccaagatgtcgtccttttatgcagttctttggttcccctattttagtttgactgttctgctttattttgtatttgtaattttctattcctctattgtgttcattgcctatatggcattgtctcctttgcctcatgtattttctgaaagtctatgtagagcactttgtaaaccctgtttttaaaggtgctatataaataaatgtatttaagagCGATCCAATAACATACCAGAAATCAAGTAATAGTTTTGCATCCATTTAAAGCTTTAGAATGTCCCTGATAAAGCCCATGAATCAATCGATATAACATCACATGTTATAATAACACTCAAAGGTGACGTGTTGGCTCATTTCGTATGTGGCCCTCGATAGGCTTCTAACCATAATGGTCCAATGTGCTTCCTTTGGCCCGCTTAACCCCACAGAAGTGCACAACACTTACGTTCTGATTTGGCGGATTGGTCCGTATTTCCCGAAGATGTCGTACATTTCCTCAGCTGTGATCTTGTACGGAAGGTTCCTGACGTAAAGGATGCGGTTCACCTCAGGAGGCAATCGTATCTGCAACACACCACGAGTTAAACATCTTTTGAGATAACAATTCAACCAGAGGAAAGTAAATGACGTAATATCGTCACACACCCTACACCTCATACTACCTATAAAAGCTCATTGTCTCGTTACTAGCAGAGTCCATTTTAAATCCATATGAATAGTGATCTGGTGTTGCAGAGCCCGTCTCCCATCCCTCATTCAAATGAGCTCTGTGTTGAGGCACCAGTAACCACATTGAGCTAGCACGTTGTCGCTTTTGAGGCACTattgttatgtttatgttcGTGTTGCCATATTCACAAAACAAACTTAGCAAACCACAGATGGACCCACATAAGTCACCTACAGAACGAGCGTTAGGCGTTGTTAAAAGCAACAGTTTTAACAGCAAGTTAATGTGATTGTTTTCAATTCGTTAGCATGCTAGCTTTAGCCACATGCTAACCATAGCTCCTAGCCCAACTACGCTAATACCATTAGTCATTTTCCTCAGAGAACAGCAGACGTGCTCCGACTTACATTAGCGCGTTTCGCTGCTTGCATAGCCATGGTGAAATATTAGTACGTGTAAATAAGACCGCTGAAAACCAACACGCAGTATCCCGACTCCCTGCTCTTCCCGTTGTCAAAATGGCAGCGATGTCGTCAGGTTGTACGTACTTCCggtttgtcttcttcttcttcttcttcttcttcttcttcttcttctctggcgGACGACAAACAAATATTGACGGTGCCTGCCGCCACTTACTGTACTGGAGTGTGTAACATcaactatactactactactactactactactactactaataataataataatattaactaGAAAACTCGTTTCTCTCATTTCAGTATGTACGATTAATACTCTTGGAGTATGCTGTTAATCACACATATGGCGCCCGTCATTCCTCtaattgtgattgacaggtcttgAATAGGagagtttatgtttttttgcatttttgtataCATTTACGATGCAATTTGACTTTATCAACACGATGACATTGttaatatattaattgtgtGCTGACAAGGAACAATCAATAAGGGAAACATATATTGTGTATTGGATCAACACAATAACAGACCCCTCTTTGAAGTGGTGGTCCATTGAAAGACATGTTCCCAGCAGTTCCGATCGGTTTCTAACACAGGGTAATTAATTGGCTCATATTGAGAAACCGCCAGGTTTCCATGCGTTTCCAAGTTTATTATGGTGCAATAGCTCCCCCCAGTGGTGTAATACAGCCAGGGACATGGTGAATGGATTGGGTGGGAAGGTACtgtatgtgcatgttttctttccagAGCCACATCTTGATTGATAGTAAAGTGATGATTTTCATGTAACTAAACCGTTGCCATAAATCAAAGGTCAGCTATTTGACTTTGTCTCTGTAAGCTGGGGATACTATTCCATTTGCTTTCACTTAACTTTTACTGAGCAGAGTTttatcataataaatatatatttgatggaGCTTTCGTACATAGATGTTCCTATGTCCTAGAGGGACTGCATGGATATTGTTCAAGTCTACCTACTGCTCACAGCGCTTTAAAACGTGTGGggcaacattcacacacacacacacacacacacacacacacacacacacacacacacacacatgttaaacGCTGCAATGCAAGGGGGCTGCTCAACGGTTCACAGAACACTTTGACAGGACCGAACTAAGGACATTCTGGGCTTTACTAAATAATCCCAGAAGACCAAGTTTGTGGCAAAGACATAAAAACTGCACGCCATAGTGCCAGATACATATCTAAAATCTAGATGTATTTGGAGCTTAAAAGTGTTACCAACAaaaccacatttaaaaataaatctaatcaCACTTTCTGTTAGTGTAGTCCCCAGTAATATGCCCTACCTATTAGGCAATACTTTGTTCTCTTGTTGCTTTCAATCTCTAGGCAATTGCAGTTCAATCTTCCAAATCAAATGTCCTAAAGCACATCCACACATTTGGAAATGTCAGTTTCAGCAACatgaggtgtttttttcttattatgaTAGTATTCCTTCAGTAGTAGGGGTACAACTGAAGTAGAAAAAAGAGAGGCTGATTCTGGTGGCAAATTGCAGAACAGCCGAGTGGCAGGTCACATGACGAAATGACCGGAGTTACACCAGTCAGAGGAAGACATAGTTAACTTTAAGGCTCTTTTAAGTCTGTTCTAGTCATGGGTCTCGTTAGTCAGTTTACTAAGAAATATAGAACAACAACTATAGTGTAGTTCAATCTTTGTGCATGTAGGTCAGAGAGAAAGGCACTCTATCAGcctttatattttgtatatttttgttgttgttgtgtactgaCATATTTTCTTAGTCtgtatatgaaaataaaaactattGAATAATTGCATATTAATGTTTCCTTACAAGGGATCAAATGGTCCACCTCCAAACATTTAATCAGAACAGTCTTGATGCACACATTCATTAGCTGCATTGTGAAAGAACCTTGtgatatgtatttatattatttaaacttCTGATGGTGAATACAATGATGAAGATAAATGAAATGATaccaacataaaaaaacatgcctGGTCAGTTCAAAATATTGATCCGTGATTATCAGGACCAGGGACCGGTGTTAAGGTTTAACAGGGTTAGGCACAACGTTGGtcacagagggggaaaaaagacccGCAAAATGTGGGGAAGTGTCTAGATGGTTCGGCGCGCGCCCGCGGTGTGGCGCTAACGCCCGTTGACCCGGCTAACCGTGCACACGTTCAGGCGGTCGCGGCCAAGAGCGGACTTGCGAAGTTCGCGTTAATTCAGTACCCCTGTGCGACCGTGGCCGCGGGTTGAAGAAGCCTCTGCGCGATCTCCTGACATACAACGGGTGAGTTGTTAGTTACTGCCACGCGACGCTGCGTGTAAATCAGTCATCGCGCTAATCTGCTACACAGTTTGCGTTGAATTAGCTTAGCACCTTTTTAACAGCACCTGCAATCAGCACGAGGGGTCTGAGTCAAGAGGCCGAAGTAGTTAGCTAGTTAACGACAGTTAGCTAGCGAACACTGCGCCCGTGCCCGTTTTGTTAAgcgtttgtttttgtctgaaaaaaaactgaaattcattatgtttatttaaatgaattgaaCCAATTTGTGAGTTTATTTCTGGCGTCGAACGGCTCAAAACCAAaatgtgtaacattaactaGTTAGGTTGCTAGCTAGTTAACTGTTTGACCATTCAGCTATCAGTTGATCTCAGTCAAGGCTGGTGGTTATCCCTCTGATTCCTCCAACTTGTTATGTTGAAGGAAGGTGTAAAAAAACCCGTTTATTTTCTCTAAAACGTGATATGGTCTTTAGAGTGCTAACACGCCATATCATATATGACCGCTAGGCGGGTACACAGTACAACGGGGAAGGTTGTACTGTACTGCAGCTCGGGTTCTTTCCTTTCTGGCTCATTTGTGTCCTGGACGAAGACATGTAATAATATCAGTGTACAGTCAGGAAAAGTAATTATATCTGTAAGTGAATTGGGAATACTTGATTTCTGAAAAGTTTATtagaaatataatttatatcTTAACTGTGCCTCAGAATATTAAAGGTAATGTTATATAGGAATGTTCTACAAAACACCcatacatttgacatttaattgattatttacttcataaaatatatattactttattcatacttttttactctatttattttgtgcactttatttccagattatacttttatttatttttgtatacttttttttttttacctctacAATGTCATATTGCCACTCAATAGTTAAATGATTTCCCTTCATTGTAAAAATTGGACTAAAGCTAACTAGTTTTGCCAGAGAAGGAAAAGTTATCAAACCGGTACGGCTCTACTCATTTTCTTTGAATATTTTGTCCCACCATAGACTaagttttaactttttaatattattaatagtctgaacaaattaaaaagtactgtAAATAACAGGCTGCACAACTGCTAATGGCTGTGACAGAGGTATTGGTCGTGCAGGGCCCTTCATGatttacaaaaaacatatttaattgcaTATCTTCATCATATTTAATTGCATGCAATTGATGAACAGTGTTGCgagtttgcattttttttaatgtgtttgggCCTGTTTTTAGATTTCCCACTGAACCTGCTCTCAGCAAGATTTGTTCACGCTCTGCCATCTCCTGTGCACATCTAAAAGCAGCAAATAAGAGTATTTTGAATAGCAGCACATATATGCACATTCCTGGTGGAACGTTTTGTAATGTGAACAGTTTAATTGACTGATTAAGGAGATGGTCTGCAGACATTTCTTGTCTAAAACAACATAATTAAACTGATGTATTATCTTTACCAGAAATGGTTATATAACATTTGTGGTTTGATTCTTACTATATGAAGTGTGTAACTGCAGAGTTTACATTTGTAATGCACCTTTTAGAAGAATACCAAGAAAGTATATATGAACAAGAATTTTAGGCGTTTGTGGCAATGTTGTGCTtagtgatttgtgtgtgtgtgtgtgtttgttttttcagaaaACGTCCAGTGCTCACACGACTGTTGAGACTGAGAGGTGAAAAATCATGGGTAGCTGGAATTCATGAAACTGCCAACATGTCTTCAATCCTAGGACTCCCAACCCAATATTCAGATGTAACAGTCCTCATAAGCAGCGTCCACTTGCATTCCCTTTGTGTGCTCGTGGAGTTCTGGGGGAAATTTAGTGAGGAGAGGACAGCAGATTATGAGTGCCTTGCCAGAGAGATTCAATCTCCTGGAAACACATTTCAAGAGTTTGAAGGAAATCCTGGTGACCAGTGCTTGGCTCAAGTTAACGGTTCTTGGTACAGGTCTCGCATAGTGTCAAAAAATGGCTCAAAATACAGTGTATTCCTCTTTGACAAAGGGAGAACATATAGCACAACCACAACTCAGCTGGCATGGGGCAAGAAGGACCACTTCCACCTGCCACCCGAAGTGGAATTTTGTGTCCTAGCCAATGTGTTACCACTCGCACCTCAGAAGAAATGGTCCCCAGTGGCTCTTGAATTTCTAAAATCTCTCTCTGGGAAGTCTGTGAAAGCACATGTGCAAGATGTACTTGTGCCACACAGAACATTTCTCCTGCACATCCCTTTTatatcaaaacaaatgtatgaGATGGGAATTGCCAGGAAGCTGTCGCCAGATGTCTTCCAGGACTTTGTCCTTATGTCACTGCAGTCCCACAGTGCAGTGGAGGAGTCTCCGGAGACTCGGATCTCCATGGCAGCAGGTGAGCGACTGCATAAGAACGAGCTCTTCATGTACCCAGAGTTGTCAGCAGGAACTGTGGAGACCGTCATAGTCACAGAAGTGACGAATCCCCAGCGGATGTTTTGCCAGTTGAAAGTCTTCTCACAAGAGCTGAAGAAACTCTCAGGGCAAATTACACAGTGCTGTGAGGGCAGAACAATCAATTGCATTGTAAGTCCAGAAATGATTGGGTTCCCGTGCGCTGCAAAAGGAAGTGACGGCAGGTGGTACCGCTCTGTTCTACAACAGGTATGCTCAAACAACAAAGTGGTGGAAGTGTTAAATGTAGACTATGGAACAAAACAGTTTGTTCAAATAGGGAATGTAAGACCACTGGCTTCAGAGTTCTTCAGGATGCCTGTTGTGACTTACATCTGTTCCTTCCATGGAATCATTGACAAAGGGGTTGGATGGACAACAAGCGAGATTGACTATCTCAAGACCCTTCTTCTGCACAAGACAGTGATTGCCAAATTTGAGtaccaaagcatctctgaggGTGTTCACTATGTCACGCTCTATGGCGATGACAACACAAGCATTAACAACTTGTTTGGTTCCAGGGAGAGCTGTTTTCTGGAGAGTGAAAAAACACTTGGAGATTATGCCATCTGCAACACTGCATCCAGTTGCAAGCAACCTGCTCAACAAGAACGCAATCCAAGGAAGATGTTAACTCATGCACAGACTGTAgagggaacagaaaggaaagaCATAGTGAGGTTGCCAACTGAACACCTTGCTCTCAATTCCTCACATGTGGCAGCAGTTCAGCACATATCTGACCCTTCAGAGTTTTGGATCCAAACACAGACCTATGCTAATAAGTTTGATGAACTGATGGATAGTATCTATCATCTGTACAAAGTCTCGTTGAATAATGATGTGGTGAGAAATCCAACAGTTGGCATCTACTGTGCTGCTAAAGCAGGAGATGGTGAGTTCTACAGAGCAACTGTGGCTGAGGCTAGCGAGACACAAGTCAAGGTGTTCTTTGTTGATTATGGAAATACCGAAGTGGTAGATAAGAGTAACATCAGGACCCTTCCTGACGAGTTCAAAAAGCTGCCATGTCTTTCACTGAAATGCTCCCTGGCTGGTGTCCGGCCAAAAGATGGAAAATGGAGTCTAAGCGCGCAAGATCTTTTCATCAAAGCGGTTAAAGATAAAGATCTAACTGTACACGTGACCGCAAAATATGAAGAAGGTTATGTTGTCCAACTAACAGATCCTGAAGCACAGGAAGAAAGAGATCTCGGCACACTTATGTGTAGTTCTGGCTATGCTGAAAGAGCTGAGACGCAGGGACAACTCAAAACTAAAATGACTATGCAACCTGCTATTCTGCCACAACTCCCAGATGCCAGGCTCTCTGGTGTATACAGCAACAAAGGAATGTCTTTCCAGACGACCGTAAACACAGTGGGCACTGTTGGTAAGGAAAAACAAATTCCTACATTCAAGGAACACATGTTTCCCATTGGAAGTGTCATTGATGTCAGCGTGTCCTACATTGAAAGCCCAAATGACTTTTGGTGCCAACAAGTTAAAAATACAGGACACTTAAAATTGCTCATGCATGACATACAGGCTCAGTATGCTGGCAGTGAGTTCCAACCAAATGTGGAAATGGCGTGTATCGCTCGCCACCCTGATAACCAATTGTGGTACAGGGCCCTTGTAATTTACAAACGTGAAATGCCACATGTAGATGTGTTGTTTGTTGACTATGGCCAGACGGAGACAGTGTCCCTCTATGACCTGAGGAGGATCAGCCCACAATTCCTTGCTCTGCAGGGCCAAGCTTTTCGATGCAGTCTGTTAAATCCTGTTGACCCCACGTCTGCTGTAAATGAGTGGAATAGAGAAGCGATTGAAACGTTCCACAGCTTTGTGGAAACGGCGGCTTCTTCCAGCTTTGTGATTTTGAAGTGCACCATATATGCTGTCATGTACAGTGAGCAGAAGATCGTTTTCAACATTGTGGATCTAGAAACTCCCTTTGAGAGTGTCTGCACCAGTATGGTCAATCTGGTCAAAAGTGCACCTCCCAAGATAGCTGCT
The nucleotide sequence above comes from Cyclopterus lumpus isolate fCycLum1 chromosome 24, fCycLum1.pri, whole genome shotgun sequence. Encoded proteins:
- the sf3b6 gene encoding splicing factor 3B subunit 6: MAMQAAKRANIRLPPEVNRILYVRNLPYKITAEEMYDIFGKYGPIRQIRTGNTPESRGTAYVVYEDIFDAKNACDHLSGFNVCNRYLVVLYYNANRAFQKMDTKKKEEQLKLLKEKYGINTDPPK